GGAACCGATTACGAGATCTACAGCGCCGATGCCGACGGGACGAACGTCGTGCGGATCACCGACAACACGGCGGCTTCCGGCTACCCGCGCGAGGATGTCTGGCCGCAGATCAATAACTCAAACCGGGTCGTCTGGTTCGGCTACGACGGGTCCGATTGGGAAATCTACAGCGCCAACGCCGACGGCAGCGGCCTGATCAACGTCTCGAACAACGGTTACGAGGACGAGTACCCGCAAATCAATGACAGCGGGCGAGTGGTCTGGCATTCTTGGCTCAATTCCTGGAATACGGAGATCTACAGTGCGGACGCCACCGGCGGCCCCGTTGTCCGGCTGACCAACAACTCCTACGAGGACTGGTACCCGCAAATCAGCGACACCGGCCAGGTTGTGTGGATGGCCCGGACCGCGACGAGTTGGGAGATTTTCCAGGCCAATGCCACCGGCGGCGGCCTTATGCGGATCACCAACAACGGCACCCACGACCAGTACCCCAGAATCAACCTGGCTGGGGAGATTGTCTGGCAAGGTTTCGACGGCTCGGACTGGGAAATCTATACCCTTCGCGAAGGAGCCATCCTCCAGGTCACGAACAACAACTACGACGATCGAGCCCCCTGCATAAACGATCAGAGCCAGATTGCCTGGCATGCCGACAGCGCTGAGAACACAAGCGAAATCTTCTCCGCCATTCCGTTCGTGCCGGTCCCGGCCGACTTTGACGGCGATGGCGATGTGGACCAGGAGGACTTCGGCCACTTCCAGATATGCATGACCGGTTCGGGCGGAGCAATCACCCTCGGTTGTGAGGATGCCATTCTCGACGGCGACACCGACGTGGATGGTGCCGACTTGGACATCTTCATGAATTGCCTCAGCGGCGCCGACGTGCCGGGCGACACCGGGTGCGCCGGATAAAGCCCGCCGTCTTCCGGCGGAGCTTCGAACTGAAGAGGATCGAGCGATGAACCACAGATTGATTTCAACACTTGTCTCGGTTGCCTGTGCCGCGCCCGTGATGGGCGCTTCCTGGCCAATGAAGCATCGGGACCCGGCGCACACCGGACGGGCGGACTACACCGTCCCCGCGGAGCGGATGAACAACACGTTCTTCGACACGGTGCGCTGGCAGAAACGCTCGCCCGGTTCGCCCGGCGAGGGCGGTTTCACAAGCAGCTCAATGGTGTTTTACGACGGCGTCGGCCCGGGCGGCGCCGATATCGTCGTTGCCGGCTATCATTGGCCCAAAGGGGTCCAGGGCATGGACCGCCGTACCGGTCGTCTTTTCTGGAACGGAAACCCGAGCGGCGGAGAGACCATCGGCGCGAGCACCCCGGCCTTCTCCAACAATGGCGGCACGGTCTACGTCGTCAACGACGCGACGGCAAACGCTCAGTATCCCAACGGCCACCCGCTGATGGCGTTCCGAACCAACGTCGGGCCTTCGTCCTACTGGCACAATGGGTCGGATGCCAACCCCGGCCATCTCAGCATGCACTCACCCACGATTGCACCCGACGGCCGCATCTTCCTGCATTCTTGGGTCGATCGGCCCTACGCCGGCATGGACGACGGCAGCATGATCGAACAGAATTGGGCCGCCGCGACTCCCGCCGACTGCGGACTGAGCGATCCGTCTCTCTATACCGGCGTCAGCCCGTTGATGGTCGTCATCGGCGCCCGATGGGGGCAGATCAAGGCATACAGCGGTTCCACCGGTGCCGAGCTGTGGACCGCCAACGTCGGCGCAACGGTCGATGCCACCGTGACCATTGACCCGGCCAACGGCAACATCTACGTCGGCTGTGGCAGTGATTCCATCTTCGTGGCCGGCCTGGACAAGAATGGCAATCCGCTGTGGGGCAGCGAGGCAGTGATGGTTTTCTACAACGGCGGGGCAAGTCCCCAACGTGCCCAGGCCGCCGGTTGCCTCAGCCACGACGGTCTTACCTACTACTTCCAGACCAACGGTCAACAGGGCAATGGGCAATTGTATGCCATCAACACGGTTGACGGCTCGGTCAAATGGACCTACCCCACCGGCAGCACCGGCTGGGAGATGGTCTCATCCTCACCGATCGTGACCTCCAACGGCGTCATCATCGTCGGTAACAACGACGGCGACACCTATTATGCCATTCGCGACGACGGCACACAGCCCGTGCTGCTGGACACGTTCGCGGTCGACTCGGCCGGCAACGCCCGGGCTACGGCCACCATCGCCCCAGATGGCCTGCTTTATCTTCCGCTTCGCACCACCTGGATCGCCGGAAACGGCGATGGTGAAGGCCCCACCAACACGATCGAGAACCTGTTCACCGCCATCGACATCACCGCCGGCGCCACCGCCGAGTTGTGGCCTCCCGCAGGCCAGGCCGCCGTGGCCCTGAACCACGCCGTAGCCCTCTCCTGGCAACCGGTCCTCGATCCGACCAACCAGTTCCATCACTACGCCGTCTACCGCGCGACGACTCAGTTCAAGTCCGTGGACGGCATGAGCCCCATCGCCGCCGTCGATAACATCAATACCACGAGCTATCTTGACTCCACGGCGGTAAACGGCATCCACTACTACTACGGCGTTACCACCGTCACCAAGAGCATGACTGAGATCACCACCGTCGACGGCATCGGTCCACGCACGCCTCGCGACGAGACGGACCTGCACGTGCTCAGCCTCGCCCGCACACCGCAGTACCCACGATACCTGCCTGACTACACCTATTACTGGATCACCGAGCCATCCGGCTTCGGTCCGTATCTCTTCTCGGCGGCTACCTCCCTCGGCGGGGGGCAGACCGGCGCAACTCAACGCTGGCCGAACACCGGCGACACGGTCACCTACACGGCGACGGTTCGCAATCGCGGCACAAATACCTGGAGCGGTACCCTTTCAGGCACGTGGACGGTGGACGGGGCAGTGGTTGGTAACCCATCACAAGTTGTGACGCTCGCGCCGAATGCCACGACGAGTTTCACGCTCTTGCGAACGTGGGAGGGCCTGACCGTTGCTCGCGACATCGGTTTTGCCCTCAACGTCTCAGACGCCCGCGCGACGAATAACGCACTGGTCGTCAACACTAAGGCGGTACCCTTCCTCACCTACGTTGACCGGTCCTGCATCGAAAACTTCAGGGAAAACACGCCGGTCAGCTACCCGCAGGCCCGGACCGACGACATGCTCGACTGGCTCCAGCGACACATGACGCGGTTCAACGAGTTGTTCGCCGCCGCCGACTGCCGCAAGCGCGTGCACTACAACGTGCTCGAGGTCCTGGACGACGTCGCCCCGGATCCTGCGGTCGATACCACGCCTTACGCCATCTTCCCGTTCCGCTACCACGCAGACGAGGGAGATCCCCGCGGCTCCGGTTACTACAGCCCGACCGATGACATTGACTACGGACTGCTGCACGAAATGGGGCACCAACTTGGCCTGGTCGACATCTATCAGCTCGACGTCCCTGCCGAGGCGAACCAGGTCTCCGGGCAGGGCTACAGCGCGCGGGCCGACCTGATGCACGGTTGCAGCCCCTTGATCTCCGCCCATAGCGCCGGAGCCATGAACCATTGGTTGGACACGGTCCACGGTTATTACGGCCAATACCTGTACCAGTTGCCGGCCGAGATCCGGCTGCGAATCCTCGGATTCGATGGCCGGCCTCTGCCCGGCGCGACGGTCAAAATGTACCAGTACTGCGAGCGCCCGGGACAAGGAAAGGTCATTACCACGCAAATCAAGGCCCAGGGGCTGACCGACG
This is a stretch of genomic DNA from Phycisphaerae bacterium. It encodes these proteins:
- a CDS encoding PQQ-binding-like beta-propeller repeat protein gives rise to the protein MNHRLISTLVSVACAAPVMGASWPMKHRDPAHTGRADYTVPAERMNNTFFDTVRWQKRSPGSPGEGGFTSSSMVFYDGVGPGGADIVVAGYHWPKGVQGMDRRTGRLFWNGNPSGGETIGASTPAFSNNGGTVYVVNDATANAQYPNGHPLMAFRTNVGPSSYWHNGSDANPGHLSMHSPTIAPDGRIFLHSWVDRPYAGMDDGSMIEQNWAAATPADCGLSDPSLYTGVSPLMVVIGARWGQIKAYSGSTGAELWTANVGATVDATVTIDPANGNIYVGCGSDSIFVAGLDKNGNPLWGSEAVMVFYNGGASPQRAQAAGCLSHDGLTYYFQTNGQQGNGQLYAINTVDGSVKWTYPTGSTGWEMVSSSPIVTSNGVIIVGNNDGDTYYAIRDDGTQPVLLDTFAVDSAGNARATATIAPDGLLYLPLRTTWIAGNGDGEGPTNTIENLFTAIDITAGATAELWPPAGQAAVALNHAVALSWQPVLDPTNQFHHYAVYRATTQFKSVDGMSPIAAVDNINTTSYLDSTAVNGIHYYYGVTTVTKSMTEITTVDGIGPRTPRDETDLHVLSLARTPQYPRYLPDYTYYWITEPSGFGPYLFSAATSLGGGQTGATQRWPNTGDTVTYTATVRNRGTNTWSGTLSGTWTVDGAVVGNPSQVVTLAPNATTSFTLLRTWEGLTVARDIGFALNVSDARATNNALVVNTKAVPFLTYVDRSCIENFRENTPVSYPQARTDDMLDWLQRHMTRFNELFAAADCRKRVHYNVLEVLDDVAPDPAVDTTPYAIFPFRYHADEGDPRGSGYYSPTDDIDYGLLHEMGHQLGLVDIYQLDVPAEANQVSGQGYSARADLMHGCSPLISAHSAGAMNHWLDTVHGYYGQYLYQLPAEIRLRILGFDGRPLPGATVKMYQYCERPGQGKVITTQIKAQGLTDANGEYTLPNVPIDPVKVPPAYNGDVLNANPFGYVAVVGTNGLLHFRVEYNGGVDYCWLDITEANVAYWEGQTTTAIFERLLGLGGPVQTRPPDDMTELNAADWAAWAEGSSPENTYVVDDTGRKVVGAGSVKFITDGGFDTYVRYPRSFTARWNLTSATMLKFRVYAENPSPYDFQNGSPWIRLKDAENNYFEYQFYMNGSPYNLLNQALGQWRSYEVPLDASPTTQTGWRRTAVGNPSLANIQFLEIHADTWDSGFTLWWDGVGFDLPPTVSADLDEDGDVDENDYTIFEQCATAPGVRLLAVDCAIADFDGDSDVDQSDFSVLQRCVSGAGITPPSTCAD